GTGGCCCTTTTCGCATATTAACGATATCTCCGGCCAAATGCAAGAGGAGATTTGACAAGGCACATGGATGGTTATATACTGAAAAATCGGATAAAGATGTTTAAGAGAGACTAGCCCAATTCTCAGGAATAAAGGTTCTCATGGAAGGCATAAAAAAGCTAAAAGAGCTTATAGACAGGTCCAAAAGGCCCTTGATAACGGCGCACATACGCCTTGACGGTGACGCCCTGGGGTCTGAGCTGGCGTTCTACCATGCGCTGAAGGCCATGGGAAAGGAACCCTGCATCCTGAACGATTCCAGTATACCAAGGGTATACAAATTCCTTGTCAAGGACGTTGACGCAAGGTGCTGGAATGACGATACCAGGACATCCCTTTCCGCCCCGGGAAAGTCATACGGCTTTGATCTGGCCATTGTGCTGGATACGTCTTCGGCAGAGAGAGTCGGGGGCGTACGTGAGGTCGTCTCCTCCGGGATACCAATCATTTGTATTGACCACCATCTGTGCACAGAGAACTTTGGCGACGTAAGTATTGTGCATACAGAGAAGTGCTCTACCGGGGAAATCGTCTACGATTTATTTCGCGGCATGGACGTGGAGGTAACCCCTGAGATAGCCAGGGCATTATACGTGGCAATAATAACGGATACAGGCCGCTTCATGCATCGCAACACCACCTCGGACACCTTCAGGGTAGGGGCCTACCTGATAGACCACGGGGCGGATCCGACAGACATAGGACAACGCCTGTACAAGATGAACACCTACGGTTATATGCAGCTCCAGTCCATGGCGGTCAAGACACTCAGCTTCCATTGCGACAAAAAGATCGCCTGCATGTGGCTTACGAGAGCGATGATGCGCGAGGCCCATATGCCTCCCATAGACACCCAGGACTTTGCCGACCTGCCTTCTTCCATAGAGGGTGTAGTAGTCGGTGTGCTGCTAAGGGAACTGGGAGAGGGAAACAAGGTCAAGGTCAGTCTCCGGTCTCGTGACGGCATCGACGTCAACAAGATGGCTAATGGTTTTGGAGGCGGCGGCCACCAGAGGGCCGCGGGGTGTGAACTAGACGGGCCCATCCAGGAGGTCCAGGACCGGGTGGTAGAGGCCGCCATAAGGGCCTTAGAGTCCCCAGAGAAACTTGAGGAAGAAGCGCTTGCCTAGTCTTCACAGGTTGTAATGCCTGCAACCTGCGCCGTTAAAACTTCAATACATGCTACGCCATGGCCGGTAACAACAGGGACGAACTGGGCAGGATTGTCAGTTCATTAAGGGGGAAGCTGGAACTTGAAA
This genomic window from Candidatus Bathyanammoxibius amoris contains:
- a CDS encoding bifunctional oligoribonuclease/PAP phosphatase NrnA, with amino-acid sequence MEGIKKLKELIDRSKRPLITAHIRLDGDALGSELAFYHALKAMGKEPCILNDSSIPRVYKFLVKDVDARCWNDDTRTSLSAPGKSYGFDLAIVLDTSSAERVGGVREVVSSGIPIICIDHHLCTENFGDVSIVHTEKCSTGEIVYDLFRGMDVEVTPEIARALYVAIITDTGRFMHRNTTSDTFRVGAYLIDHGADPTDIGQRLYKMNTYGYMQLQSMAVKTLSFHCDKKIACMWLTRAMMREAHMPPIDTQDFADLPSSIEGVVVGVLLRELGEGNKVKVSLRSRDGIDVNKMANGFGGGGHQRAAGCELDGPIQEVQDRVVEAAIRALESPEKLEEEALA